In Mycoavidus cysteinexigens, a genomic segment contains:
- a CDS encoding valine--tRNA ligase, giving the protein MNKIDTTLSKSFEPHAIEAHWRPQWEQKGYAKPTFSPGCEDFSILLPPPNVTGTLHMGHAFNQTIMDSLTRYHRMQGANTLWVPGTDHAGIATQLVVERQLKQHNLSRHELGRQAFVERVWAWKETSGSIITQQIKRLGASTDWSREYFTMSPHMSQAVVEVFVRLYEQGLIYRGKRLVNWDPKLGTAVSDLEVISTEEDGSLWHIRYPLVDDSSTYLTVATTRPETMLGDAALMVHPQDERYQAFIGKMVRLPLSEREIPVIADDYVDPTFGSGVVKVTPAHDFNDYQVGQRHQLPLINIFTLDAKINENAPARWRGLEQHEARRLIVAELEVQGLLAAVKPHKLMVPRGDRTQAVIEPMLTDQWFVAVNKPAPAGSLHPGQSMAATAIEAVRQGKIKFTPENWSNTYYQWLENIQDWCISRQLWWGHQIPAWYGAEGQIYVARNEDEAREEARAQGYTGPLTRDADVLDTWFSSALVPFSAHGWPNQTKELAHFLPSSVLVTGFDIIFFWVARMVMLTQHFTGQVPFHTVYIHGLVRDANGQKMSKSKGNILDPIDLIDGIDLDALIAKRLASSQDPQQAAELEQKTRAEFPHGIPSFGTDALRFTFASLATPGRNINFALARCEGYRNFCNKLWNATRFVLMNCEDQDSSINLAHNESSLADRWILSLLQQVTDEIDKGFTELRFDLIANALYKFVWDEYCDWYLEFAKVQLQTGTPAQQQNTRYTLLYVLETVLRLAHPIIPFITEALWQKVAPLAGRYPTPAASEEASIMVQPYPRALKEKVDLAAEQWATQLKAVIDACRNLRSEMNLGPAQRVPLFASGDTQLLTTFAPYVRALARLSEVTLSADEATLDAATAGAPVALVGALKLALKVEIDIGAEHARLTKEVQRIELEISKCNAKLQNNHFVAKAPAEVVELERKRLSEYALILSKLNTQLTRLAG; this is encoded by the coding sequence ATGAATAAGATTGACACCACGCTAAGCAAAAGTTTTGAGCCCCACGCCATCGAAGCCCACTGGCGGCCGCAGTGGGAACAAAAAGGTTACGCCAAACCCACGTTCTCGCCTGGGTGTGAAGATTTTTCGATTTTACTGCCGCCCCCCAACGTCACAGGCACGCTGCATATGGGGCATGCGTTTAATCAAACGATTATGGATAGCCTGACGCGTTATCATCGAATGCAGGGTGCCAACACGCTTTGGGTACCCGGCACCGATCATGCCGGGATTGCCACTCAGCTTGTGGTCGAGCGCCAACTCAAGCAACATAATCTGTCGCGCCATGAACTTGGCCGACAGGCGTTTGTTGAACGAGTTTGGGCTTGGAAAGAAACTTCTGGCTCGATCATTACCCAGCAAATCAAACGTCTAGGCGCTTCGACTGATTGGAGCCGTGAGTATTTCACGATGAGTCCGCATATGTCGCAAGCGGTGGTCGAAGTATTCGTCCGTTTATATGAGCAGGGATTGATTTATCGTGGCAAAAGATTGGTTAATTGGGATCCCAAGTTAGGCACTGCCGTCTCCGATTTAGAAGTGATCAGCACCGAAGAAGATGGCTCGCTTTGGCATATCCGCTATCCTCTGGTTGACGATAGCTCTACTTACTTGACGGTCGCCACCACCCGTCCAGAGACCATGCTGGGCGACGCAGCCCTTATGGTGCACCCACAAGACGAGCGCTATCAAGCCTTTATTGGCAAAATGGTGCGACTGCCGTTGAGTGAGCGCGAGATCCCGGTGATTGCGGATGATTATGTGGACCCTACTTTTGGTAGCGGCGTAGTTAAAGTAACGCCAGCCCACGATTTTAACGATTACCAAGTCGGCCAACGGCACCAACTGCCACTCATCAATATTTTTACGCTTGACGCTAAAATTAATGAGAACGCCCCGGCCCGCTGGCGCGGCCTTGAGCAGCACGAGGCGCGGCGCTTGATTGTCGCCGAGCTTGAAGTCCAAGGACTGCTCGCTGCCGTCAAACCCCATAAATTAATGGTGCCACGCGGCGATCGGACGCAAGCGGTGATTGAACCTATGCTGACAGATCAATGGTTTGTCGCGGTGAATAAACCGGCCCCTGCCGGTAGCCTGCACCCGGGTCAGTCAATGGCTGCCACTGCGATTGAAGCCGTGCGCCAAGGGAAAATTAAATTTACTCCGGAGAATTGGTCCAATACTTACTATCAATGGCTGGAAAACATTCAAGACTGGTGTATCTCTCGGCAACTTTGGTGGGGCCATCAAATTCCCGCTTGGTATGGTGCAGAGGGACAAATTTATGTTGCACGCAATGAAGATGAAGCGCGTGAAGAAGCCCGTGCGCAGGGCTATACTGGGCCACTGACGCGGGATGCGGATGTGCTAGATACCTGGTTTTCGTCAGCCTTAGTGCCTTTTTCAGCCCATGGTTGGCCCAATCAGACTAAAGAGCTAGCGCATTTTCTGCCCTCCTCCGTGCTCGTCACCGGCTTTGATATTATTTTTTTCTGGGTCGCGCGCATGGTGATGTTGACCCAACATTTTACTGGCCAAGTCCCGTTTCATACCGTTTATATACACGGCCTTGTACGGGATGCCAATGGCCAGAAAATGTCAAAATCAAAAGGCAATATACTCGATCCAATCGATTTGATCGATGGCATCGACCTAGACGCACTGATTGCCAAACGTTTAGCCAGTTCGCAAGATCCCCAGCAGGCGGCTGAGCTTGAACAAAAAACCCGCGCCGAATTTCCGCATGGCATTCCGTCCTTTGGCACAGATGCGTTGCGCTTTACTTTCGCCTCACTGGCAACCCCGGGGCGCAATATTAATTTTGCGCTCGCCCGCTGCGAAGGGTATCGTAATTTTTGTAACAAGCTGTGGAACGCGACGCGCTTTGTGTTGATGAATTGCGAAGACCAAGACAGCAGCATAAATTTAGCGCATAACGAATCATCGCTAGCAGATCGTTGGATTCTCTCTTTACTGCAACAAGTCACGGACGAAATCGACAAAGGCTTTACTGAATTACGCTTCGATCTTATTGCAAACGCTTTATACAAATTTGTCTGGGACGAATACTGCGATTGGTACCTTGAATTCGCTAAGGTGCAACTGCAAACGGGAACGCCAGCCCAACAACAAAATACACGGTATACGTTGTTATATGTACTTGAAACCGTTTTGCGGCTAGCGCATCCGATTATTCCTTTTATCACCGAAGCACTGTGGCAAAAAGTCGCGCCACTGGCTGGCCGCTATCCGACTCCCGCTGCGTCGGAAGAAGCTTCTATCATGGTCCAGCCGTATCCTCGCGCACTAAAAGAAAAAGTCGATTTAGCCGCGGAACAATGGGCGACGCAACTCAAAGCCGTGATCGATGCATGTCGCAATTTGCGCAGTGAAATGAATCTCGGGCCGGCGCAGCGGGTACCGCTTTTCGCCAGCGGCGATACTCAATTACTCACCACCTTCGCGCCTTATGTGCGCGCCCTCGCGCGTCTCTCTGAAGTCACTCTCAGCGCGGATGAGGCAACTCTGGACGCCGCCACGGCCGGCGCTCCCGTGGCACTGGTTGGGGCGCTGAAACTCGCCCTAAAAGTTGAAATTGACATCGGCGCTGAACACGCGCGCCTCACCAAGGAAGTGCAACGAATTGAGCTAGAAATCTCAAAATGTAACGCTAAGCTACAAAATAATCACTTTGTTGCAAAAGCACCTGCAGAGGTAGTTGAACTCGAAAGAAAAAGGCTGTCAGAATACGCGTTAATACTCTCTAAGCTGAATACTCAGCTAACCCGGCTCGCCGGCTGA
- a CDS encoding oxidative damage protection protein yields the protein MTRTVYCVKLGKQADGLDFPPLPGELGQRIYQNISKEAWQSWLKQQTMLINENRLNMADARARQYLLKQTEKFFFGEGADTASGYVPPENA from the coding sequence ATGACTCGTACCGTTTATTGCGTAAAACTTGGCAAACAAGCTGATGGCCTTGATTTCCCACCTCTGCCGGGAGAATTAGGTCAACGCATTTATCAAAATATATCGAAAGAAGCCTGGCAAAGCTGGCTTAAACAGCAAACCATGCTGATTAACGAAAATCGTCTCAATATGGCCGATGCACGCGCGCGCCAATATTTACTCAAACAAACCGAGAAATTCTTTTTTGGCGAAGGTGCAGATACAGCCTCTGGCTATGTGCCCCCCGAAAATGCTTGA
- the argA gene encoding amino-acid N-acetyltransferase — MPPQKVSDEINEKALEIADQQARFVDWLRSVAPYIHAFHNKTFVVAFGGELVQRGALNALIQDIAFLHAMGMQIVLVHGSRPQVEEQLRLHQVESSFFNGMRITDADALESAKEAAGEVRLDIEAAISQGLPNTPMAHAHISVVSGNFVTARPVGILDGVDFQHTGIVRKIDANSIHHSLSHRKLVLLSPLGFSPTGEAFNLSMEDVASSAAVALHADKLIYLTSMPGIVEDSDLQRELSLNEAQQLQTSNTLDTETATYLTHAIRACRGGVTRVHLIPFTLDGSILLELFTHDGVGSMISDKNLESLREAVIDDVGGILQLIEPLESDGTLVRRGRTQIERDINYFSVIEHDGVLFGCAALYPYPQEKLGEMACLSVASDSQGVGDGERLLKHIEQRARAQGLTRIFVLTTRTEHWFLKRGFRKASIDNLPEDRRRLYNWQRKSLVLMKQL; from the coding sequence GCGCTCGAAATTGCTGATCAACAAGCTCGTTTTGTTGATTGGCTACGTTCTGTCGCACCTTATATCCATGCTTTTCACAATAAAACTTTTGTGGTCGCATTTGGTGGCGAGCTGGTGCAGCGGGGAGCGCTTAACGCCTTAATTCAAGATATTGCTTTTCTGCATGCCATGGGGATGCAAATTGTGCTCGTGCATGGCTCACGCCCACAGGTTGAAGAGCAATTACGCTTGCATCAAGTTGAATCATCGTTCTTTAATGGGATGCGCATTACGGATGCAGATGCCCTTGAATCCGCCAAGGAAGCCGCCGGCGAAGTGCGCCTAGATATCGAAGCGGCCATCAGTCAAGGACTACCCAATACGCCCATGGCTCATGCGCATATTAGCGTGGTTTCAGGCAATTTTGTCACGGCGCGGCCAGTAGGTATTTTAGATGGGGTGGATTTTCAGCACACGGGCATTGTGCGTAAAATCGATGCCAACTCAATTCATCACTCTCTCTCTCATCGTAAATTAGTGCTGCTCTCACCCTTGGGTTTCTCGCCCACCGGGGAAGCATTTAATTTGTCGATGGAAGATGTTGCTTCGTCTGCCGCAGTTGCACTGCATGCAGACAAGCTTATTTATCTGACCTCGATGCCAGGGATTGTCGAGGATAGCGATTTACAACGCGAATTGTCGCTTAACGAAGCTCAGCAGCTCCAAACTTCAAACACCTTAGATACTGAGACAGCAACTTATCTAACCCATGCAATTCGCGCGTGCCGCGGGGGTGTGACGCGTGTGCATTTAATTCCCTTCACGTTGGATGGCAGCATTTTGCTTGAGCTTTTCACTCATGATGGCGTCGGTTCGATGATTTCCGATAAAAATTTGGAAAGTCTGCGCGAAGCGGTAATCGATGATGTTGGCGGGATTTTGCAGTTGATTGAACCACTCGAATCTGATGGTACTCTGGTGCGGCGCGGACGTACTCAAATTGAACGGGATATTAATTATTTCTCCGTCATAGAGCATGATGGCGTGCTTTTTGGCTGTGCTGCGTTGTATCCATACCCGCAAGAAAAATTAGGCGAAATGGCGTGTTTAAGCGTCGCCTCAGACTCCCAAGGAGTCGGCGACGGTGAACGACTGCTAAAACATATTGAGCAACGGGCGCGGGCGCAGGGACTTACGCGTATATTCGTGTTAACGACCCGCACCGAACACTGGTTTTTAAAACGGGGGTTTAGAAAAGCCAGCATTGATAACTTGCCTGAAGATCGCCGCCGCCTTTATAACTGGCAACGTAAATCGTTGGTGCTGATGAAGCAGCTTTAA